One window of the Archaeoglobus sulfaticallidus PM70-1 genome contains the following:
- a CDS encoding DEAD/DEAH box helicase, translating to MKISLYKPLSKFPFNFSIFKTAKSICKYLDGKITCNELLSICKTDDVKALVDYLIERRDSRFKEILASKPELLRLSEYTRFWKDVIVNYPEKAFEVLEKLDFIEDAKVIAKSLDGGVVALDVEISLDSRTIEAGGIVFCDNERFVTFYFSRSDTDKFLKLLVEVVSKSSAILVGHGILKHDLKFLSEVCGIDLKNKVVDTLYLHCLVEPGSKPRSLSMLVPHNEHDPVEDAKASLTLLKHLVEKLRQYELEKEAKELLEDNPYLSGLPHVIDKSECAHSSDFVSENCEQSVQGGEDRRELLVVADWRGLSNPWSPYIVDPASHSPRDVWESAAVFSAMCAIRDPKCGNGDPNTFRKTWVNDENTRKAILEVSKVVKKREVPKMSIETLSEYVPFLTGKFDRVVLYDGELVLSTAFNLKDFFRLSDTVLAYVSLAKAFSEISETIQLDPITFVDSGFKPALLLPESSSLDPLNIASNVAGLMDVIELPAVVLVSNDYEKSLAIRAFSDFCPTYVDDKNYGSSAFRLAIENEGVAITSLFERIPSGFKSLVVFSDKSIVKGVKGRTWAEKLAYGFMKVYGIARKIEANKIAYLSFSSGVFSDFLRIPEFGKMLAAADKMTYRRKRPRGNVFVRVWNSVEEAVEYAENITEEVWGFRYRPYQRKAVALLLSAYSLNRSTSPFGVVVLPTGSGKSVIFQSAAIALHKLTGTVTIVVSPLQALIHDHVEGLRRKGVRVAKIDSNTSSEERFNAILDAISGDIVLLYVTPERFERDELRVILGCGNVGFVILDEIHCLSTWGSTFRPSYKYMARMIASESENRFLPIYGFSATLPKDVLSDVLAELGIGVSKVREIEIDFDSDFTPDDVQIFSGNLVLRGPATRPEIKIGVIQAKNDEDKLRKVVNVIKQLRDTLDERGEPWIGLVFASFVRSPIIHENVDYIARSIEEGIGEEVLYFHGQMDLDEKVEVISKLERAVKSPSKPRIVVATKAFGMGVDLPNVRFVVHAHVSQSLEEYYQEIGRAGRDRKDSYAVTVFSPDDFDEKRQLIRHITYDQVNKLVKIIGNFRASNERDEIAIPLNPFYSRFGYSDGKATLKNALKILAENEVIDYEITNGFVVAYKVRDVIDLKSIDDALVFFDEESDVILLDTNSPKMFKAALMERLRKWENEGKLTRTRYAWRIGDKTIDVAKNGIWFEMGYITLKKDPSLENVSISKEFEYYQLQIRKLSQLERFLKEISSLPLKEQNKKAHETLGRYLEEGIANEFEKILLDRIGSIEEDVVDRLGDKAVIFGLTGSGKTEKLAELAAYYVYKYSDRAVVIVLPDRRSSDIVSRIRDYLGYDVDINIKQARNVVENLDELLRYEVIILDDADTALAKTPIDVSTLERIAKFNRKVYFAFDPMILAAFGNLRQVLENFEECNVAVLRSVELPVKVKADGLDVRVVQKEDREPSRSGVPTQIVKYLPSKFDGALLPAISPNKNMRDYYTLLYLCLKASKYRPANLKFREKDFGAVLTEWIEELNNLGKKRIDLK from the coding sequence ATGAAAATATCCCTGTACAAACCTCTATCAAAGTTCCCGTTTAATTTCTCAATCTTTAAAACGGCTAAGTCTATTTGCAAGTATTTAGACGGTAAAATAACTTGCAACGAACTTTTAAGCATCTGTAAAACTGACGATGTTAAGGCTTTAGTAGACTACCTAATTGAACGAAGAGATAGTAGATTTAAAGAGATCTTAGCAAGTAAACCCGAATTACTTCGCTTGTCCGAATACACCAGATTCTGGAAAGACGTGATAGTAAATTACCCAGAGAAGGCCTTTGAAGTCCTTGAAAAGCTCGATTTTATCGAAGATGCAAAAGTTATCGCGAAATCGCTCGACGGCGGCGTAGTAGCGCTGGATGTGGAGATCAGTTTGGATAGTCGAACCATTGAAGCTGGTGGCATAGTTTTTTGTGACAACGAGCGATTCGTGACCTTTTACTTTAGTAGAAGCGACACTGACAAATTTTTAAAGCTTCTCGTAGAAGTAGTATCCAAATCAAGCGCTATTCTGGTCGGACACGGCATTTTAAAGCACGACTTGAAATTTTTGAGTGAGGTTTGTGGTATCGATTTAAAAAACAAAGTAGTAGACACGCTTTACCTTCACTGCTTAGTTGAACCCGGATCGAAACCAAGATCTCTCTCAATGTTAGTACCTCACAACGAACACGACCCTGTAGAAGACGCTAAGGCGAGTTTGACCTTACTCAAGCATTTGGTTGAAAAGCTCAGACAATACGAACTCGAAAAAGAGGCGAAAGAGCTGTTAGAAGATAACCCGTACCTATCCGGCTTGCCTCACGTCATAGATAAAAGTGAGTGTGCTCACAGCTCGGATTTCGTATCGGAGAACTGCGAACAAAGTGTTCAGGGCGGTGAAGACAGAAGAGAGTTGCTCGTTGTGGCAGATTGGAGAGGTTTGTCAAATCCGTGGTCACCGTACATCGTTGACCCGGCGTCGCACTCTCCCAGAGATGTTTGGGAGAGTGCTGCAGTGTTTTCCGCTATGTGCGCTATTCGTGACCCCAAGTGCGGGAACGGCGATCCAAATACGTTCAGGAAGACATGGGTCAACGACGAAAATACGCGAAAAGCAATTTTAGAGGTTTCAAAGGTTGTTAAAAAGAGAGAAGTACCTAAAATGTCGATCGAAACGCTATCAGAATACGTTCCATTTCTAACAGGTAAATTCGACAGAGTGGTGCTTTACGATGGTGAACTGGTACTGTCAACAGCTTTCAATCTGAAAGATTTCTTTAGATTATCCGACACCGTCTTGGCATACGTCTCGCTGGCGAAAGCATTTTCAGAGATATCTGAAACTATTCAGCTCGACCCCATTACGTTCGTGGATTCGGGATTTAAACCTGCATTACTACTTCCTGAATCATCGTCGCTAGACCCACTGAACATCGCGTCGAATGTTGCAGGCCTGATGGACGTTATTGAGTTGCCTGCAGTCGTTTTGGTCAGTAACGACTACGAGAAAAGTCTCGCAATAAGAGCCTTTAGCGATTTCTGTCCAACTTATGTGGACGACAAAAATTACGGTTCGTCGGCCTTTAGGTTGGCTATAGAGAACGAAGGAGTGGCAATTACGAGCTTGTTCGAAAGAATACCCTCAGGATTCAAGTCATTAGTCGTGTTCTCGGACAAAAGTATAGTAAAGGGTGTCAAAGGGCGTACTTGGGCCGAAAAGTTGGCCTACGGTTTTATGAAGGTGTACGGCATCGCCAGAAAGATCGAAGCTAATAAGATAGCCTACTTATCTTTTTCTTCCGGAGTGTTTTCGGACTTCTTGCGCATACCGGAGTTCGGAAAAATGCTTGCTGCTGCGGATAAAATGACGTATAGGAGGAAGAGGCCACGTGGTAATGTTTTTGTCCGAGTGTGGAACTCCGTCGAAGAGGCCGTCGAGTATGCTGAAAATATCACGGAAGAAGTGTGGGGCTTTCGCTACAGGCCATATCAGAGAAAAGCTGTAGCGCTCCTTCTATCGGCGTATTCGCTAAACAGATCGACATCTCCTTTCGGGGTGGTCGTTTTACCCACCGGTTCTGGAAAAAGTGTAATTTTCCAGTCCGCAGCCATCGCTTTGCATAAACTAACTGGCACTGTAACGATAGTGGTCTCACCTCTTCAGGCCCTAATCCACGATCACGTGGAGGGGCTGAGGAGGAAAGGGGTTAGAGTGGCGAAAATAGACAGCAATACAAGTTCAGAGGAGAGATTTAACGCGATCCTAGATGCTATCTCCGGAGACATCGTGCTGCTGTACGTTACTCCAGAAAGGTTCGAGAGAGACGAATTGCGGGTAATTCTTGGCTGTGGAAATGTTGGTTTCGTGATACTTGACGAAATTCACTGCCTGAGTACATGGGGTAGCACGTTTAGGCCCAGCTATAAGTACATGGCGAGAATGATAGCTTCGGAAAGTGAGAATAGATTTTTGCCCATATACGGCTTCTCGGCAACCTTGCCGAAGGACGTTCTCAGTGATGTGCTCGCAGAGTTAGGCATTGGCGTTTCAAAAGTTCGAGAGATCGAAATAGACTTCGATTCTGACTTTACTCCAGACGACGTCCAGATTTTCTCTGGTAATCTGGTTCTGCGAGGTCCTGCGACGAGGCCAGAAATAAAAATAGGTGTTATACAGGCCAAAAATGACGAAGATAAGCTTAGGAAGGTTGTTAACGTAATTAAACAGTTGAGAGACACTTTAGACGAAAGAGGAGAGCCTTGGATTGGACTGGTCTTTGCATCCTTCGTGAGATCCCCCATCATTCACGAGAATGTAGACTACATTGCAAGGTCGATAGAGGAGGGTATAGGGGAGGAGGTCTTGTACTTCCACGGGCAAATGGATCTGGATGAAAAAGTGGAAGTTATCAGTAAGCTTGAGAGGGCCGTAAAATCGCCAAGCAAGCCGAGGATAGTTGTCGCCACAAAAGCCTTTGGCATGGGTGTGGATCTGCCAAACGTAAGGTTCGTTGTACACGCCCACGTTTCACAGTCTCTGGAGGAGTACTATCAAGAAATAGGACGAGCAGGGAGAGATCGAAAAGACAGTTACGCTGTAACAGTTTTCTCTCCAGACGATTTTGACGAGAAAAGGCAGTTAATAAGGCACATAACTTACGACCAGGTTAACAAGTTGGTTAAGATAATTGGCAACTTTCGAGCGTCGAACGAGAGAGACGAAATCGCCATTCCTCTAAACCCATTTTACAGCCGCTTCGGATACTCGGACGGTAAGGCTACCCTGAAAAACGCACTAAAAATTCTGGCTGAGAACGAAGTTATCGACTACGAGATCACCAATGGGTTCGTCGTGGCGTATAAAGTTCGAGATGTAATTGACTTGAAGAGTATAGATGATGCTCTGGTATTTTTTGATGAGGAAAGCGACGTAATTCTGTTGGATACCAACAGCCCAAAGATGTTCAAAGCCGCCCTCATGGAGAGGTTGCGGAAGTGGGAAAATGAGGGTAAGTTAACCAGAACAAGATATGCTTGGAGAATTGGAGACAAAACGATAGATGTGGCTAAGAACGGTATCTGGTTCGAGATGGGATACATCACCTTGAAGAAGGATCCGAGTCTGGAGAACGTGAGTATTTCCAAAGAGTTTGAATACTACCAGCTTCAGATTCGCAAACTTTCACAGTTGGAGAGATTTCTAAAGGAAATTTCGTCCTTACCACTAAAGGAGCAGAACAAGAAGGCCCACGAGACTCTAGGGAGGTATCTGGAGGAGGGCATCGCGAACGAGTTTGAAAAAATCCTCCTTGATAGGATCGGTAGTATAGAAGAGGATGTAGTCGACCGTTTGGGGGATAAGGCCGTAATCTTTGGGTTAACGGGTAGCGGTAAGACTGAAAAACTGGCAGAATTGGCAGCATACTACGTATACAAGTATTCCGACAGAGCAGTAGTGATAGTGTTGCCGGATCGGAGAAGCTCTGATATTGTTTCGAGAATTAGGGATTATCTGGGTTACGACGTAGATATAAACATTAAGCAAGCGAGGAATGTTGTCGAGAACCTCGACGAATTGCTTAGATATGAGGTTATAATCCTCGACGATGCCGACACTGCTCTTGCCAAGACGCCTATTGATGTTAGTACTCTGGAAAGAATAGCCAAATTCAATCGAAAAGTCTATTTCGCATTTGACCCCATGATACTTGCGGCATTTGGCAACCTAAGGCAGGTTTTAGAGAACTTCGAGGAGTGTAATGTCGCAGTCTTGAGGTCTGTGGAGTTGCCAGTCAAGGTTAAAGCAGATGGATTAGACGTAAGAGTCGTTCAGAAGGAAGATCGGGAACCTAGTAGGAGTGGTGTTCCAACTCAGATCGTTAAATACTTGCCTAGCAAGTTTGACGGAGCACTTCTACCAGCAATCTCTCCCAACAAGAACATGAGAGATTACTATACGCTTCTGTATCTTTGCTTAAAGGCGTCTAAATATCGTCCAGCTAATTTGAAATTTAGGGAGAAAGATTTCGGAGCTGTTCTGACCGAGTGGATTGAGGAACTAAACAATCTTGGAAAGAAGAGGATAGATCTCAAGTGA
- a CDS encoding antitoxin family protein, whose protein sequence is MKVIIEVVYENSVFKPLKPLESLGVSLSDGEKLTVEIKVESGFPKAKADRTPEIKILDVKELRPTKPYAEMEDYGEIRRFKVFAKINNNVEKFTIYELLEEIEDNMCYVVNGHCKRLESNRNKIFTTMSKVYFSRLGAYLGRWNRDTGLMKMK, encoded by the coding sequence ATGAAAGTAATTATTGAAGTTGTGTACGAGAATAGTGTATTCAAACCTCTTAAACCGCTCGAATCGCTGGGAGTATCTCTTTCTGACGGTGAAAAATTAACTGTTGAAATTAAGGTAGAATCTGGATTTCCTAAAGCAAAAGCTGATCGCACCCCAGAAATCAAAATACTGGATGTTAAAGAACTCAGACCAACAAAACCCTACGCAGAAATGGAGGATTATGGAGAAATTAGAAGATTTAAGGTTTTTGCTAAGATAAACAATAACGTAGAGAAATTCACAATTTACGAGCTTCTGGAGGAAATTGAAGATAACATGTGCTATGTCGTGAATGGCCACTGCAAAAGGCTGGAAAGTAACAGGAACAAAATTTTTACTACGATGAGCAAGGTGTATTTTTCCCGGCTTGGGGCATATCTTGGAAGGTGGAATCGAGACACAGGTTTGATGAAGATGAAGTAG
- a CDS encoding DUF6884 domain-containing protein, with amino-acid sequence MKLCVVPCGSMKIWHKNPDAGPTKAKDVYIGLFARTCIEYAEKFYPNNYVILSAKYGFLSPDELIPEDYNVTFNDPKTNPIGVEELRKQVEEKGLMKYDEIVVVAGSNYVNIAKRVFAGKKILTPLKGLGGMGPMISAMKKAIRDGKEL; translated from the coding sequence ATGAAGCTTTGTGTAGTTCCCTGTGGGAGCATGAAAATATGGCATAAGAATCCTGATGCAGGTCCGACCAAAGCAAAGGATGTTTATATCGGCCTTTTCGCCAGAACGTGCATCGAGTACGCTGAAAAATTTTATCCCAACAACTATGTCATCCTGTCGGCAAAATACGGATTTCTCTCTCCCGATGAGCTGATTCCGGAAGACTACAACGTGACCTTCAACGATCCCAAGACGAACCCGATAGGTGTTGAGGAATTGAGAAAGCAGGTGGAAGAGAAAGGGTTAATGAAGTATGATGAAATAGTGGTTGTTGCGGGCAGCAATTACGTCAACATTGCCAAAAGAGTGTTTGCAGGCAAAAAAATCTTAACCCCGCTGAAGGGGCTTGGTGGGATGGGTCCAATGATTTCTGCGATGAAGAAAGCTATAAGAGATGGAAAGGAACTATAA
- a CDS encoding IS630 family transposase (programmed frameshift) produces MGRKRIYEVVKHLPAEELDKRIKKLEKDTRVLKRLYFIRYLHKGMSVEEAADLVGVTKATGYAWLKRWNSSGYEGLIPEFGGGRPSKLTEEQKEELREMLKEREWTTKEVQELIEAEFGVKYSSWQVRRILRSFRMKYAKPYQKDYRKPENAEDTLKNLDEAEINDDVIGFVDEMAVEANANTARLWSFGKPVKRVATYVKAKVSGFYSLNGESVIEFSERNRSEDFISFLRKIRDVNPEKRIVIILDNFRTHHAKRVREEAEKLNIALVYLPPYSPDLNPIENVWKSVKRFVSEVSPLNIEELKETIVKAFKKLTESISFAKGWIEKFLSNKFKMLCT; encoded by the exons ATGGGCAGAAAGCGAATCTACGAAGTTGTAAAGCATTTACCGGCAGAAGAACTCGATAAAAGGATCAAAAAGCTCGAAAAAGATACAAGAGTTCTTAAAAGACTGTACTTCATAAGATATCTCCACAAAGGAATGAGTGTTGAGGAAGCTGCCGACTTGGTTGGGGTTACTAAAGCTACGGGCTATGCATGGCTTAAGAGATGGAATTCTAGCGGCTACGAAGGCTTAATTCCGGAGTTTGGTGGAGGAAGACCCTCCAAACTTACGGAAGAGCAAAAGGAAGAACTCAGAGAAATGCTCAAGGAAAGAGAATGGACAACAAAAGAAGTTCAGGAGCTCATTGAAGCAGAGTTTGGGGTGAAATATTCCTCATGGCAGGTCAGAAGAATTCTCAGATCTTTTAGGATGAAGTACGCTAAACCCTACCAGAAAGATTACAGGAAACCCGAAAATGCTGAAGACACCTTA AAAAACCTGGATGAAGCTGAAATCAACGATGACGTCATAGGATTCGTTGATGAAATGGCCGTTGAAGCAAATGCAAATACTGCAAGGCTGTGGAGCTTTGGAAAGCCGGTTAAAAGGGTTGCCACGTACGTTAAAGCTAAGGTTTCAGGATTCTATAGCTTGAACGGAGAGAGTGTAATAGAGTTTTCAGAAAGAAACAGGTCAGAAGACTTCATATCTTTTCTCAGGAAAATCAGAGATGTTAATCCTGAAAAAAGAATCGTAATCATTCTCGATAATTTCAGGACACATCATGCAAAGAGAGTAAGAGAGGAGGCTGAAAAGCTTAATATTGCATTGGTTTATCTCCCTCCTTACTCTCCCGACTTAAATCCAATTGAAAACGTTTGGAAGAGTGTTAAAAGGTTTGTTTCTGAAGTATCTCCGTTGAATATAGAAGAACTTAAAGAAACGATTGTTAAAGCTTTCAAAAAGTTAACAGAGTCAATATCTTTTGCGAAGGGCTGGATTGAGAAGTTCTTGAGTAATAAGTTTAAGATGTTATGCACTTAA
- a CDS encoding DUF7664 domain-containing protein: protein MASKYDDYWIKRLDVISDLIQEARERGASRSIDVSDILKYGDRKSWYGDVVVSEKGIGKGEMAHARSLGKIVFANKLIDAGKFRFVITSNLKLRVERLETVERVEASFQPKKVETPQSSVKSNYTISAILSAIPVEIWDRVVQEEPEWKHMREFLESYGFGRFAVLMIAAGLNDFQLKGKAEVAYWPKMRELLKRNNTPNSPRELESILAEFYANERLPDLKLRRLNRFLSSRLAEWLWNAMPGEVTENFLRIWYDLAATMRQERSVKTIVFAMKCLGIALLMAGESNFCFERIPIPVDYRVREFTKRTGVVVRDDEDVRTFWGKVLEELRGRGLEINMIHLDSLIWQIGVLSKPEIVDYCPEQNYLY from the coding sequence ATGGCAAGCAAATACGATGATTACTGGATAAAGCGTCTGGATGTCATATCAGATCTGATTCAAGAGGCTCGTGAGAGAGGAGCAAGCAGGAGCATCGATGTCTCGGACATCCTTAAGTACGGTGATAGAAAAAGCTGGTATGGTGACGTTGTTGTTTCCGAGAAGGGAATCGGCAAGGGAGAGATGGCTCACGCCAGATCCCTTGGAAAGATCGTGTTTGCAAACAAACTCATAGATGCCGGGAAATTCAGGTTTGTGATAACCTCAAATCTGAAGCTGAGAGTTGAGAGACTGGAGACAGTTGAGAGAGTAGAAGCATCTTTTCAGCCGAAAAAAGTCGAAACTCCACAAAGCTCGGTTAAATCGAATTATACTATTTCTGCCATCCTCTCAGCAATCCCTGTAGAAATCTGGGACAGAGTGGTCCAAGAAGAGCCGGAATGGAAACACATGCGCGAGTTCCTTGAAAGCTATGGGTTTGGCAGGTTTGCGGTTCTGATGATCGCTGCTGGATTAAACGACTTCCAGCTCAAGGGGAAAGCTGAGGTAGCATACTGGCCGAAGATGAGGGAGCTTTTGAAGAGAAATAATACCCCCAACTCTCCAAGAGAGCTAGAATCCATTCTGGCAGAGTTCTACGCCAACGAGAGGCTTCCGGATCTGAAGCTCAGGAGGCTGAACAGGTTCCTTTCTAGCAGGCTTGCAGAGTGGCTGTGGAATGCTATGCCAGGAGAGGTGACGGAGAATTTTCTCAGAATATGGTATGATCTTGCCGCTACCATGAGGCAGGAGAGAAGTGTGAAAACCATCGTCTTCGCGATGAAATGCCTCGGTATTGCATTACTGATGGCTGGAGAGAGCAACTTCTGCTTTGAGAGGATTCCGATACCTGTGGATTACAGGGTGAGGGAGTTTACGAAAAGAACTGGTGTTGTCGTTAGGGATGACGAGGATGTTAGGACATTTTGGGGTAAAGTCCTTGAGGAGCTGAGGGGGAGAGGCCTTGAGATAAACATGATCCACCTCGATTCCTTAATCTGGCAGATTGGTGTGCTGAGCAAGCCTGAAATTGTGGATTATTGTCCTGAGCAAAACTATTTATACTAA
- a CDS encoding DUF4352 domain-containing protein, whose protein sequence is MRNHKILVLVVVCFLFGFAMTGCVSETSTKPAETSEPVKEPVKTQTQEPKGSYANPASINETAVVKTLSGTFEITVLDYMKGEEAYRIIKSGNMFNPEAEEGYEYLLVKVKFRYASGKTSLPISEYSFKAYSNGAGYSPAFVVLPESFPEFKTVNLMPGGEIEGWIAFVVPEGKEALLAYEYMFEPVCFIRVC, encoded by the coding sequence ATGAGAAACCACAAAATTCTGGTTCTGGTTGTTGTGTGTTTTTTATTTGGATTCGCAATGACAGGTTGTGTATCGGAAACCTCCACAAAACCCGCTGAAACATCAGAACCAGTAAAAGAGCCAGTAAAAACGCAAACACAGGAGCCGAAGGGTAGCTACGCAAACCCCGCATCCATAAACGAGACTGCAGTGGTTAAGACACTCTCAGGAACCTTTGAAATTACGGTCCTGGATTACATGAAAGGCGAAGAAGCATACCGGATCATCAAATCAGGCAATATGTTCAATCCAGAGGCTGAAGAAGGCTACGAGTATCTGCTCGTGAAAGTAAAGTTCAGGTATGCATCGGGTAAAACCTCCCTTCCCATCTCAGAGTACAGCTTCAAAGCCTACAGCAATGGTGCAGGCTATTCGCCAGCTTTCGTGGTTTTGCCGGAATCTTTTCCGGAGTTCAAGACCGTCAACTTGATGCCGGGTGGAGAAATTGAGGGCTGGATTGCATTTGTGGTGCCAGAGGGGAAAGAAGCTTTGCTTGCGTACGAGTACATGTTCGAACCTGTATGTTTTATAAGGGTGTGCTGA
- a CDS encoding HFX_2341 family transcriptional regulator domain-containing protein, with translation MKTLRVVHIIPLGFERSIVTKAIRKIGGEKVHILSIGPENAHLRDPDLYKKQQYFTNAVIGDLKKLGYDVEFHDVDLFDFESVLSKISELIVQEKMRGARVYINISAFGRLVAVAASLAGWYHDCIVYYVEPDRYYENEKEFYDYGRSVCIDPEILELPKIEIAKLSDKERFALSFLLKSDRQARTYEILEALGEEFQEFRVERKDRREYQRAINKLNRLVLDKLESEGYIERVKEGRYNRIVLTEEGKIIALLESGLIRQ, from the coding sequence ATGAAAACATTGAGAGTAGTTCACATCATACCGCTTGGATTTGAAAGATCGATTGTAACCAAAGCCATAAGGAAAATTGGTGGTGAGAAAGTACACATACTCTCGATAGGTCCTGAAAATGCACATCTTCGAGATCCGGATCTTTACAAAAAGCAGCAATATTTCACAAACGCTGTGATAGGTGACCTGAAAAAATTGGGTTATGATGTGGAGTTTCACGATGTTGATCTTTTCGATTTTGAGTCCGTGCTCAGCAAGATTTCTGAGCTGATAGTTCAGGAAAAAATGAGAGGAGCGAGAGTTTACATCAACATATCTGCTTTCGGAAGGTTAGTTGCTGTTGCAGCTTCGCTTGCAGGCTGGTATCACGACTGCATCGTTTACTATGTGGAGCCGGACAGATATTATGAGAACGAGAAAGAGTTTTACGATTATGGGAGGAGCGTCTGCATTGATCCAGAGATACTTGAGCTCCCAAAGATAGAAATAGCAAAGCTATCCGATAAAGAGAGGTTTGCTCTGTCTTTCCTTCTTAAAAGTGATAGGCAGGCAAGAACTTATGAAATTTTAGAAGCACTGGGAGAGGAATTCCAGGAATTCAGGGTTGAGCGTAAAGATCGCAGAGAATATCAGAGGGCAATCAACAAGCTGAACAGACTCGTACTTGACAAGCTGGAATCCGAGGGATACATAGAGAGGGTGAAAGAGGGGAGATATAACAGAATAGTTCTGACCGAAGAAGGGAAGATTATTGCACTGCTCGAGAGTGGTCTGATCAGGCAGTAA
- a CDS encoding AAA domain-containing protein yields the protein MNFVHSRNHISLDDYRRLNVAVTRAKKKLIVVGSRNLAGINGWSHRANPSSFYRYIRSCKDTAVFLADPSMFSNELERAEKEYEKKIDESNERDVFGFTDSDRTILRQLRSRKRL from the coding sequence ATGAATTTCGTTCATAGCAGAAATCACATATCTCTTGATGATTACAGGAGGTTAAACGTGGCAGTAACAAGAGCTAAAAAGAAATTAATTGTTGTCGGCTCAAGAAATCTTGCTGGAATCAACGGATGGAGTCACAGAGCAAACCCATCATCTTTCTACAGATACATTAGATCCTGCAAAGATACTGCAGTATTTTTAGCCGACCCCAGTATGTTTTCAAATGAGCTGGAAAGAGCTGAGAAAGAATACGAAAAAAAGATAGATGAATCGAATGAGAGAGATGTTTTCGGCTTTACAGATAGTGACAGGACAATTTTAAGACAGCTCAGAAGCAGAAAGAGATTATGA